One genomic segment of Desulfobacterales bacterium includes these proteins:
- a CDS encoding DUF3185 domain-containing protein, protein MKICTLIGIVLIVIGIIAFVYQGITITTREKVVDLGPIHMTAEKDRTLPLPPIVGGIAFISGIALLAVGKMKN, encoded by the coding sequence ATGAAAATATGTACGTTGATAGGCATTGTCCTGATCGTGATCGGAATCATAGCATTCGTGTATCAGGGCATTACCATTACAACCAGAGAGAAAGTTGTCGATCTCGGTCCCATTCACATGACTGCTGAAAAGGATAGAACGCTTCCACTTCCTCCGATCGTAGGTGGTATTGCTTTTATCAGTGGCATCGCGCTACTGGCCGTGGGAAAAATGAAAAACTGA